From a single Mycolicibacterium mengxianglii genomic region:
- a CDS encoding MarR family winged helix-turn-helix transcriptional regulator: MADDPQWLTPSEKEAWTGLVSLVLLLPGRLEAPLRQVDLTLFEYLTLSHISEAPERRIRMSELAYLANGSLSRLSNVVKRFEQRGWVTRSPDPEDGRYTIAALTDVGYRLVVVAAPIHMRAVRELVLDPLTPADQQALARIAAKLRTRPADLA, translated from the coding sequence ATGGCCGATGACCCACAGTGGCTGACCCCCAGCGAGAAAGAAGCCTGGACAGGGTTGGTCTCGCTGGTCCTGCTGCTCCCCGGGCGCCTCGAGGCACCGTTGCGGCAGGTCGACCTGACACTCTTCGAATACTTGACCCTCAGTCACATCTCGGAGGCACCTGAGCGCCGGATCAGGATGAGCGAGCTGGCTTACCTCGCCAATGGCTCGTTGTCTCGGCTGTCCAACGTCGTCAAGCGGTTCGAGCAACGCGGGTGGGTCACCCGCTCACCGGACCCGGAGGACGGGCGCTACACCATCGCCGCACTCACCGACGTCGGCTACCGCCTGGTCGTGGTCGCCGCGCCCATTCACATGCGCGCGGTGCGCGAGTTGGTTCTCGATCCGCTCACGCCCGCCGATCAACAGGCGCTCGCGCGCATCGCCGCCAAACTGCGGACCCGGCCCGCCGACCTGGCATAA
- a CDS encoding pyridoxal phosphate-dependent aminotransferase, producing the protein MTVHRLRPYTTTVFAEMSALAARIGAVNLGQGFPDEDGPPAMLRAAQNAIADGVNQYPPGPGIAMLRQAVVRQRKRHFGVEYDPDTEVLITVGATEAIAATVLGLIEPGSEVILIEPFYDSYSPVLAMAGCHRVTVPLVPDGRGFALDVDALRRAVTPRTKALIVNSPHNPTGLVFSDRELKAIAEIAAAADLLVLTDEVYEHLVFDGRAHLPLAAYPGMAERTVTISGASKMFNVTGWKIGWACGPADLIAGIRAAKQFLTYVSGAPFQPAVAQALDTEDAWVAELRGSLQTKRDKLASALTDIGFDVHASAGTYFLCADPRPLGYQDGTQFCAELPHRAGVAAIPLSAFCDTGGPSAADWNHLVRFAFCKRDDTLDEAVRRLQVLRR; encoded by the coding sequence ATGACGGTTCACCGGCTGAGGCCCTACACGACCACGGTGTTCGCCGAGATGTCGGCGTTGGCGGCGCGCATCGGTGCGGTCAACCTCGGTCAGGGCTTTCCTGACGAGGACGGTCCCCCGGCGATGCTGCGGGCGGCCCAGAACGCCATCGCCGACGGCGTTAACCAGTACCCGCCGGGCCCGGGCATCGCCATGCTGCGCCAGGCGGTGGTGCGGCAGCGCAAGCGTCACTTCGGCGTGGAGTACGACCCCGATACCGAAGTACTCATCACCGTCGGCGCCACCGAGGCCATCGCTGCGACGGTGCTCGGTCTGATCGAGCCGGGCTCAGAGGTCATCCTGATCGAGCCGTTCTACGACTCCTACTCCCCGGTTCTGGCGATGGCCGGCTGCCACCGCGTCACTGTGCCGCTGGTTCCCGACGGGCGCGGCTTCGCACTCGACGTCGACGCGTTGCGACGCGCGGTGACGCCGCGGACCAAAGCGCTGATCGTGAACTCCCCGCACAACCCGACCGGGCTGGTGTTCAGTGACCGCGAGCTCAAGGCGATCGCCGAGATCGCTGCCGCTGCCGATCTGCTGGTGCTCACCGATGAGGTGTATGAGCACCTGGTATTCGACGGCCGTGCCCACCTGCCTTTGGCGGCCTACCCCGGGATGGCCGAACGGACGGTGACCATCTCCGGTGCTTCGAAGATGTTCAACGTCACCGGGTGGAAGATCGGATGGGCTTGCGGCCCAGCTGATCTCATTGCCGGCATCCGCGCGGCCAAACAGTTCCTGACCTATGTCAGCGGCGCCCCGTTCCAGCCGGCGGTGGCCCAGGCACTCGACACCGAGGATGCCTGGGTGGCCGAACTGCGGGGTTCGCTGCAGACAAAGCGGGACAAGCTGGCATCAGCGCTCACCGATATCGGTTTCGACGTGCACGCCAGCGCGGGCACCTACTTCCTGTGCGCAGACCCGCGCCCGCTCGGTTACCAAGACGGCACACAGTTCTGCGCTGAGCTTCCGCACCGCGCCGGGGTCGCCGCGATTCCGTTGTCGGCGTTCTGCGACACCGGTGGGCCGTCCGCTGCGGACTGGAATCACCTGGTGCGGTTTGCTTTCTGCAAACGTGATGACACCCTGGACGAAGCCGTCAGACGGCTACAGGTTCTGCGCCGCTGA
- a CDS encoding LLM class F420-dependent oxidoreductase, which translates to MASSVMLTPNLSADNTVDEAIDQARRAHAAGVRRVWVAQRVDIDAIGLAGLVGAAVPGLGVGTAVVPINPRHPLLISSAAQTAQAASHGNFSLGLGLGAPAVERAAFGTSLPNTITRLREHLTVLRSIFDDGAVDFHGEEISTSPQWPVTVPGGGAIPIYVAAMGPKALQVTGELADGTLPYLAGPRTVGEFIAPTIGRAAAEAGRPEPAIIAMVPVVVTDDVEAGKAWAAEQLAFYGTIPSYQKVVAREGVDSVADLAVVGSEAEVRRALQRYLDAGATDVVLSPLRTEPGDAEASWAVAASL; encoded by the coding sequence ATGGCTTCCTCAGTAATGCTCACTCCGAACCTCTCTGCGGACAACACCGTCGATGAGGCCATCGACCAGGCGCGACGGGCCCATGCCGCAGGAGTGCGCCGCGTGTGGGTGGCGCAACGCGTGGACATCGATGCGATCGGCCTCGCTGGATTGGTCGGCGCGGCGGTGCCCGGCCTCGGTGTCGGGACGGCGGTGGTCCCGATCAACCCGCGGCACCCGTTGCTGATCTCGTCGGCGGCGCAGACGGCCCAAGCGGCCTCGCACGGGAATTTCAGTCTTGGTCTCGGACTGGGGGCTCCTGCGGTGGAGCGGGCCGCATTCGGCACCTCCTTGCCGAACACCATCACGCGGCTGCGTGAGCATCTGACGGTGTTGCGGTCCATCTTCGACGACGGGGCGGTTGACTTCCATGGCGAAGAGATCAGCACCAGCCCGCAGTGGCCGGTGACTGTCCCCGGTGGAGGGGCCATCCCGATCTACGTGGCGGCGATGGGACCCAAGGCGTTACAGGTGACCGGCGAATTGGCTGACGGGACCTTGCCGTACCTCGCGGGACCGCGCACGGTGGGCGAGTTCATCGCGCCCACCATCGGCAGGGCCGCTGCCGAGGCCGGCCGGCCGGAGCCGGCGATCATCGCCATGGTCCCGGTGGTGGTCACTGATGACGTCGAAGCGGGAAAGGCGTGGGCGGCAGAGCAATTGGCTTTCTACGGAACGATCCCGTCGTATCAGAAGGTGGTCGCCCGGGAAGGGGTGGACAGCGTGGCTGACCTCGCGGTGGTGGGTTCCGAAGCCGAGGTGCGCAGAGCGTTGCAGCGCTACCTCGACGCCGGCGCCACCGACGTCGTGCTGAGCCCGCTGCGTACCGAACCTGGTGATGCGGAAGCGAGCTGGGCGGTCGCCGCTTCGCTCTAG
- a CDS encoding SRPBCC family protein translates to MAIRASREIVIEAPPAEILAALADVESIPDWSAVHKRAEVIDRYDDGRPHHVRVAVRVLGLVDEEILEYHWGPNSLVWDAGRTSQQYAQHVEYTLKPEPLTDTTRVRVDITVEPAAPLPHFLVKRASKTVLDSATRGLRGRVLARQGSPGR, encoded by the coding sequence GTGGCGATCCGCGCGTCCAGGGAGATCGTGATCGAGGCGCCGCCGGCGGAGATACTGGCGGCGTTGGCCGACGTCGAGTCCATCCCCGACTGGTCGGCGGTGCACAAGCGTGCCGAGGTGATCGACCGCTACGACGACGGGCGGCCCCACCACGTGCGGGTGGCGGTACGGGTGCTCGGTCTGGTCGACGAAGAGATTCTTGAATACCATTGGGGCCCAAACTCATTGGTGTGGGACGCGGGCCGAACCTCCCAGCAGTACGCCCAGCATGTGGAGTACACCCTCAAACCCGAACCCCTCACCGACACCACCCGCGTGCGGGTCGACATCACCGTTGAGCCGGCCGCGCCCCTGCCGCATTTCCTGGTCAAGCGGGCCAGCAAAACCGTGCTGGACTCTGCGACGCGCGGTCTCCGGGGGCGGGTGCTGGCGCGCCAGGGTTCGCCGGGCCGGTAA
- a CDS encoding SRPBCC family protein yields the protein MAVNDSREVVIEATPEEILDVIADVESTPTWSPQYQRAEILESYPDGRPKQVKMTVKAAGLTDEQVIEYTWTDSGVNWTLVSSGQLKAQDAGYTLSPSGDKTRVKFDMSLDLSVPLPGFIIKRTLKGGMETATDGLRKQVLKVKNG from the coding sequence ATGGCAGTCAACGATTCGCGCGAAGTGGTCATCGAAGCAACACCCGAGGAGATCCTCGATGTCATTGCCGACGTCGAGTCCACCCCCACCTGGTCGCCGCAGTATCAGCGCGCCGAGATCCTCGAGAGCTACCCCGACGGCAGGCCCAAACAGGTGAAGATGACGGTCAAGGCCGCAGGACTGACCGACGAACAGGTGATCGAGTACACCTGGACCGACAGCGGGGTCAACTGGACTCTGGTGTCCTCCGGCCAGCTCAAGGCGCAGGACGCGGGTTACACACTGAGCCCCTCCGGAGACAAGACCAGGGTGAAGTTCGACATGTCATTGGACCTGTCGGTGCCGCTGCCCGGCTTCATCATCAAACGCACGCTCAAGGGCGGCATGGAGACCGCGACCGACGGTCTGCGCAAGCAGGTACTCAAGGTCAAGAACGGCTGA
- a CDS encoding UBP-type zinc finger domain-containing protein — protein MSTEIDPAAVPSGTGCLECDAAGGWWVHLRRCAACGHIGCCDDSPRRHASAHWRETGHPIIQSFEPGEDWFWDFDSDDYYAGPQLAPPDSRPADETVPGPRGRVPADWYEQLQHRSD, from the coding sequence ATGAGTACCGAGATCGATCCGGCTGCGGTCCCCAGTGGCACCGGTTGCCTGGAATGTGACGCCGCAGGCGGTTGGTGGGTCCATCTGCGCCGCTGCGCGGCCTGCGGTCACATCGGGTGCTGCGACGATTCGCCGCGACGACACGCCAGCGCACACTGGCGCGAAACGGGCCATCCGATCATCCAGTCGTTCGAGCCGGGCGAGGACTGGTTCTGGGACTTCGACTCCGACGACTACTACGCGGGACCGCAGTTGGCTCCGCCGGACTCACGGCCCGCCGACGAGACAGTGCCCGGCCCTCGCGGCCGGGTGCCCGCCGACTGGTACGAGCAGCTTCAGCACCGCAGCGACTGA
- a CDS encoding nuclear transport factor 2 family protein, translated as MHTFRAAVEAGDFDSLPALFAEDVVFRSPIAHKPYRGRDTLAVILQAVSRVFEDLTYVREIGGASPEKGHEADHALVFTARVGDLEINGCDFLHTGADGLIDEFTVMLRPLKAVNAFAEKMSVEFAKAMEAMQQDKA; from the coding sequence GTGCACACTTTTCGAGCCGCCGTCGAAGCCGGTGATTTTGACTCCCTTCCCGCGCTCTTCGCCGAGGACGTCGTGTTCCGAAGCCCGATCGCGCACAAGCCCTATCGGGGCCGGGACACCCTCGCGGTGATCCTGCAGGCGGTGTCGCGGGTGTTCGAGGATCTGACCTACGTCCGCGAGATCGGCGGTGCTTCACCAGAGAAGGGACATGAAGCCGACCACGCCCTGGTCTTCACCGCCCGCGTCGGCGATCTGGAGATCAACGGCTGCGACTTCCTGCACACCGGAGCCGACGGTCTGATCGACGAATTCACGGTCATGCTGCGGCCGCTCAAGGCGGTCAACGCATTCGCAGAGAAGATGAGTGTCGAGTTCGCCAAGGCCATGGAGGCCATGCAGCAGGACAAGGCGTAA
- the xypA gene encoding sugar ABC transporter xylitol/L-sorbitol-binding protein XypA has translation MKLTSKIGAIAAAGALGLGLTACGAGDTEANSDTTRIGVTVYDMSSFITAGKEGMDTYAKANDIELVWNSANNDVSTQASQVDSLINQGVDAIIVVPVQADSLAPQVASAKEKGIPLLAVNAALETPDLAGNVQPDDVAAGEQEMQMMADKLGGRGNIVILQGPLGGSGEINRGKGIDNVLAKYPDIKVLAKDTANWKRDEAVNKMKNWISSFGPQINGVVAQNDDMGLGALQALKEAGRTEVPIVGIDGIEDGLNAVKSGEFIGTSLQNGTVELSAGLAVANALVKGEDVDTDPVYIMPAITQENVDVAIEHVVTERQKFLDGLVDMTKKNLETGDIAYEGIPGQTAP, from the coding sequence ATGAAACTGACATCCAAGATCGGCGCGATTGCCGCGGCCGGCGCGCTGGGTCTGGGCCTGACGGCCTGCGGCGCAGGTGACACCGAAGCCAACAGCGACACCACCCGCATCGGCGTCACGGTGTATGACATGAGCTCGTTCATCACCGCAGGCAAGGAGGGGATGGACACCTACGCCAAGGCCAATGACATCGAGCTGGTGTGGAACTCGGCCAACAACGATGTGTCCACTCAGGCCAGCCAGGTCGATTCGCTGATCAACCAGGGCGTCGACGCGATCATCGTCGTTCCGGTGCAGGCTGATTCGCTGGCCCCGCAGGTGGCCTCGGCCAAGGAGAAGGGCATTCCGCTGCTGGCGGTCAACGCCGCCCTGGAGACCCCCGATCTGGCGGGCAACGTACAGCCCGACGACGTGGCCGCCGGTGAGCAGGAAATGCAGATGATGGCCGACAAGCTCGGCGGTCGCGGCAACATCGTGATCCTGCAGGGCCCGCTCGGCGGTTCCGGCGAGATCAACCGCGGCAAGGGCATCGACAATGTGCTCGCCAAGTACCCGGATATCAAGGTGCTGGCCAAGGACACCGCGAACTGGAAGCGCGACGAGGCCGTCAACAAGATGAAGAACTGGATCTCGAGCTTCGGCCCGCAGATCAACGGTGTGGTCGCCCAGAACGACGACATGGGCCTGGGCGCGCTGCAGGCGCTCAAGGAGGCCGGTCGCACCGAGGTGCCGATCGTCGGTATCGACGGCATCGAGGATGGTCTCAACGCCGTCAAGAGCGGTGAGTTCATCGGCACGTCCCTGCAGAACGGCACCGTGGAACTGTCCGCGGGCCTGGCAGTGGCCAACGCCCTGGTCAAGGGTGAAGACGTGGACACCGACCCGGTGTACATCATGCCCGCCATCACGCAGGAGAACGTCGACGTCGCCATCGAGCACGTCGTCACCGAGCGGCAGAAGTTCCTCGACGGGCTCGTCGATATGACCAAGAAGAATCTCGAGACCGGCGACATCGCCTACGAGGGCATTCCTGGCCAGACGGCACCATGA